A genome region from Chloroflexota bacterium includes the following:
- a CDS encoding S9 family peptidase, whose amino-acid sequence MTYRFEQFLNARSVYGPTVDGSGRRLYFLSDLTGVPALWSLPLGEEGAWPEPLVVNLDRAQAAYPSRLPGRLIVAADVGGAERTQLFLLDRPGELPVPLTDDPETIHLFGSWHPDNKTIALSTNRRDPRCFDVELLNVETGARRVLWQTDGSSYASQFSPDGQRLLVRRLDTPSEQTVFILDVQTGGVTRLTPGGTPAVYENLTWTEDGRQILAISDVGREFLALVAFDAETGQLVPRLTPACDVDAFALSPNGEQLIYTLNRGGISEVRLRELADGGDRKIDLPAGQAHDGYRWVPTFSWLPDSSAALFAFSEPTCPPDIFSVSVATARASQVTSAWRAGLAVAELAPAELIEYPTFDGRTIPAFVFSPPDAPRDGTGAAVFFVHGGPESQTRAVFNPVIQFLANRGLTVIAPNVRGSSGYGKTYLKLDDVEKRMDSVKDLAAGAAWAVQAGLAHPKRIGVMGGSYGGFMVLAALTEHPELWAAGVDIVGIANFVTFMERTGPWRRRLREAEYGSLEHHYDFLVSISPIHKADRIVAPLFVVHGANDPRVPIHEAEQLVAKLTELGRPVEYHRYENEGHGLAKLPNKLDAYPKIADFLERALGAQPG is encoded by the coding sequence ATGACGTATCGGTTCGAGCAGTTTCTGAACGCCCGGTCAGTGTACGGTCCGACGGTCGACGGCAGCGGTCGCCGCCTGTATTTCCTGTCTGACCTGACAGGCGTGCCGGCCCTCTGGTCGCTGCCCCTGGGCGAGGAAGGCGCATGGCCCGAGCCGCTGGTGGTGAATCTCGACCGGGCCCAGGCGGCGTACCCATCGCGGCTGCCGGGCCGGCTGATCGTCGCGGCGGACGTGGGTGGGGCCGAGCGTACGCAGCTGTTTCTGCTGGACCGCCCGGGCGAGCTGCCCGTCCCGCTGACTGACGATCCCGAGACGATCCATCTGTTCGGAAGCTGGCACCCGGACAACAAGACGATTGCGCTCTCGACGAATCGTCGCGATCCACGCTGCTTCGACGTGGAGCTGTTGAACGTCGAGACCGGAGCGCGGCGCGTGCTCTGGCAGACCGACGGGAGCAGCTACGCCAGTCAGTTCTCGCCAGACGGGCAGCGGCTGCTGGTGCGCCGCCTGGACACGCCGTCCGAACAGACCGTCTTCATCCTGGACGTGCAGACGGGCGGGGTGACCCGTCTCACGCCGGGCGGCACCCCGGCCGTCTACGAGAATCTGACCTGGACCGAGGACGGCCGGCAGATCCTGGCGATCTCTGACGTCGGCCGTGAGTTCCTGGCGCTGGTGGCCTTCGACGCGGAGACGGGGCAACTGGTGCCCCGGCTCACGCCGGCCTGCGATGTGGACGCGTTCGCGCTCTCGCCCAACGGCGAGCAACTGATCTACACGCTCAATCGCGGCGGGATCTCCGAGGTCCGCCTGCGCGAGCTTGCTGACGGCGGAGACCGCAAGATCGACCTGCCGGCCGGGCAGGCGCACGACGGCTACCGCTGGGTGCCGACCTTCTCGTGGCTGCCGGACTCCAGCGCGGCGCTGTTCGCGTTCAGCGAGCCGACCTGTCCGCCGGACATCTTCAGCGTGTCCGTCGCCACGGCGCGTGCCTCGCAGGTGACGAGCGCCTGGCGCGCTGGCCTGGCTGTCGCCGAGCTGGCTCCTGCTGAGCTGATCGAGTACCCGACCTTCGACGGGCGGACGATCCCGGCCTTCGTCTTCTCGCCGCCCGACGCGCCTCGGGATGGTACTGGGGCTGCTGTCTTCTTCGTGCACGGCGGGCCGGAGTCACAGACGCGGGCCGTCTTCAACCCGGTGATCCAGTTCCTGGCGAATCGTGGGCTCACGGTGATCGCGCCGAACGTGCGCGGCAGCTCTGGCTACGGCAAGACCTACCTCAAGCTGGACGATGTCGAGAAGCGCATGGACTCGGTCAAGGATCTGGCGGCCGGCGCGGCCTGGGCAGTCCAGGCCGGGCTGGCGCATCCGAAGCGCATCGGCGTGATGGGCGGCAGCTACGGCGGCTTCATGGTGCTGGCCGCCCTGACCGAGCACCCGGAGCTCTGGGCGGCGGGCGTGGACATCGTCGGCATCGCCAACTTCGTCACATTCATGGAGCGGACCGGCCCCTGGCGGCGGCGTCTCCGGGAGGCTGAGTATGGCTCTCTGGAGCACCACTACGACTTCCTGGTCTCGATCTCGCCGATCCACAAGGCGGACAGGATCGTCGCGCCGCTGTTCGTGGTGCACGGGGCCAACGATCCACGCGTCCCGATCCACGAGGCCGAGCAACTGGTCGCGAAGCTGACGGAGCTGGGCCGGCCGGTCGAGTACCACCGCTACGAGAACGAGGGTCACGGATTGGCGAAGCTGCCGAACAAGCTCGACGCCTACCCGAAGATCGCGGACTTTCTGGAGCGCGCACTCGGAGCGCAGCCGGGCTGA
- a CDS encoding diacylglycerol kinase family protein: MRTLRSFGYAWEGIGYLARTQPNFRVHLTAMAAVLAVAVGVGVTAAEFGVLVLAIGLVMVGEAVNTAIEAVVDLTTPVVHPLAKVAKDVAAGGVLLAAMAAATTGAVILGPRVYAVIAP; encoded by the coding sequence ATGCGAACTCTTCGCAGCTTTGGGTACGCCTGGGAGGGGATCGGCTATCTCGCCCGCACGCAGCCCAACTTCCGGGTCCATCTGACGGCGATGGCCGCCGTGCTGGCTGTGGCCGTCGGCGTCGGCGTCACGGCGGCCGAGTTCGGGGTGCTCGTGCTGGCAATCGGGCTCGTGATGGTGGGCGAGGCCGTCAACACGGCCATCGAGGCCGTGGTTGACCTGACGACGCCGGTCGTCCATCCGCTGGCAAAGGTGGCGAAGGACGTGGCGGCCGGCGGGGTGCTGCTGGCGGCGATGGCGGCGGCGACGACCGGCGCGGTGATCCTCGGACCACGGGTCTACGCGGTGATCGCTCCCTGA
- a CDS encoding CsbD family protein — protein MAGRKDEIVGGVKKGLGKLTGDRALEAEGTAQQAHGEAERKMSGAAQEVKGNIKKAAGSVLGSPTLKAEGEADKIAGRVERA, from the coding sequence ATGGCTGGACGCAAGGATGAGATCGTTGGCGGCGTGAAGAAGGGTCTCGGCAAGCTGACCGGCGACCGTGCGCTTGAAGCCGAAGGCACGGCGCAGCAGGCCCACGGCGAGGCCGAGCGCAAGATGAGCGGCGCGGCCCAGGAGGTCAAGGGCAACATCAAGAAGGCGGCAGGGTCGGTCCTCGGGTCGCCGACGCTGAAGGCTGAGGGCGAGGCCGACAAGATCGCGGGGCGCGTCGAGCGCGCCTGA
- the ybeY gene encoding rRNA maturation RNase YbeY yields MTLDAPQTPTLNLDLRFHVRRKSGAKPDRRRIRAVCEAALRGEGVSGPVVLTVTLVDDEEIRQINQQHRGIDKATDVLSFPLLEADDEADGRFLLPPDVPRELGDVIVSYPRAVEQAEEYGHSVERELAYLIVHGVLHIMGHDHEAPDEQATMRAREEAALLVAGLTRDA; encoded by the coding sequence ATGACGCTCGACGCTCCCCAGACGCCGACCCTGAATCTCGACCTGCGCTTTCACGTCCGCCGCAAGAGCGGGGCGAAGCCGGACCGCCGGCGCATCCGGGCCGTCTGCGAGGCGGCCCTGCGAGGCGAGGGGGTCTCGGGTCCGGTCGTGCTCACCGTCACGCTGGTGGACGACGAGGAGATCCGGCAGATCAACCAGCAGCATCGCGGCATCGACAAGGCCACGGACGTGCTCTCGTTTCCGCTGTTGGAGGCCGACGACGAGGCGGACGGGCGGTTTCTGCTGCCGCCAGATGTGCCGCGCGAGCTTGGCGACGTGATCGTCTCGTATCCGCGCGCCGTGGAGCAGGCCGAGGAGTACGGCCACTCCGTGGAGCGGGAGCTGGCCTACCTGATCGTGCACGGCGTGCTGCACATTATGGGGCACGACCACGAGGCGCCCGACGAGCAGGCGACGATGCGTGCGCGCGAAGAGGCGGCGCTGCTCGTCGCCGGACTGACGCGCGACGCCTGA
- a CDS encoding CpsD/CapB family tyrosine-protein kinase: MSGVSDTAKSGTGLVMIQAPRSAAAEAYRSLSTNIRFSSLDQDVKTLLVTSVAPNEGKTVVLANLAAAMAESGRRIVAVDCDLRRPTLHGLFGLTDTPGLTSMVLDEGLAPPLQATGLSGVSVVAAGPPPPNPSELLASARFGRALDTIAAQGDVILLDAAPVTSVSDAAILAARVDGVLLVVDSGRTRRDPARRAREQLERVGARLLGVVLTNVKAEKGQNDYLSVSK; this comes from the coding sequence ATGAGTGGCGTCTCGGATACCGCGAAGAGCGGCACCGGCCTGGTGATGATCCAGGCTCCGCGCTCGGCAGCCGCCGAGGCGTATCGATCCCTCAGCACGAACATCAGGTTCTCCAGCCTCGATCAGGACGTGAAAACCCTGCTGGTCACCAGCGTGGCGCCCAACGAGGGCAAGACGGTGGTGCTGGCGAACCTTGCAGCGGCGATGGCCGAGAGTGGGCGGCGCATCGTGGCGGTGGATTGCGACCTGCGGCGGCCGACGTTGCACGGGCTGTTCGGGCTCACGGACACGCCCGGCCTGACCTCGATGGTGCTGGACGAGGGCCTCGCGCCGCCGCTTCAGGCGACGGGGCTGAGCGGCGTGAGCGTCGTGGCGGCCGGTCCGCCGCCCCCGAACCCGTCAGAACTGCTCGCGTCCGCGCGGTTTGGGCGGGCGCTTGATACCATTGCCGCGCAGGGTGACGTCATCCTGCTGGATGCCGCGCCCGTGACGAGTGTCTCGGATGCCGCGATTCTGGCGGCCCGCGTGGACGGCGTGCTGCTGGTGGTCGATTCTGGCCGCACTCGCCGCGATCCGGCCCGCCGAGCGCGGGAACAGCTCGAACGGGTTGGCGCACGGCTGCTGGGCGTCGTGCTCACAAACGTGAAGGCCGAGAAGGGCCAGAACGACTACCTCAGCGTCTCGAAGTAG
- a CDS encoding HDIG domain-containing protein, giving the protein MSSVSGSLPRQRRSRTRARQEAPRSALRIAGVFGLLSLVVWGLLSVNIVPLAVEVREGEVSLRNISSPRKLTYTSPVLTKAEREKAAERVQEVVEIDPSMVQRQRAGLNSLLQSISAARNAPGQSIDQRKGQLSRLGQPPLEEPSITALAALDDARWYSVSSEAQRLLWEALKDKLPEWRVSEVVRELPLRVSDQLTESERLLAVDLASRFVGGNLVPNKEATQRLRKEAEEAVAPVQVTVERDETVLREGQVVGAADIEKLDLLGLRNPTTDWRKVGAAAAFAVLTMSMIAAYIVAFHQNLATQDRSLGLIALLVIVTVVSAKFVLPSFPILIYAFPLPAVAMLIATLIDGRLAIVIGALLGVLVGFVAGTSLEAATLALATSVVAAGAVWRRERLHVFFVAGLLVALTQIAVVVAFQLAQRGEDVWTLARIAAFCGVNGVVSSTLALGATYVLGRLFGITTTMQLLELANPTQPLLRRLLMEAPGTYHHSIMVGNLAERAAEEVGADPLLVRVGAYYHDIGKLRRPYFFVENQAGGENVHETLEPEVSADIVRAHVRDGVELCEQYGVPPAVRELIPQHHGTRLVSFFYDQAVDAAASTGQHPPDPQRFKYPGPRPQTKEGAILMMADSVEAAARASRDHSAEAITNLVEKLVMGRVSEGQLDDCDLTLRDVQRIKDAFRAILIGMYHPRIEYPERAPAPVVVAPPAVAGELVAPAGEPGR; this is encoded by the coding sequence ATGAGTTCTGTCAGTGGCTCGCTGCCGCGCCAGCGCCGCTCGCGCACGCGCGCTCGCCAGGAGGCGCCTCGCAGCGCGTTGCGTATTGCCGGCGTGTTCGGGCTGCTCTCGCTGGTGGTCTGGGGCCTGCTGAGCGTCAACATCGTGCCGTTGGCCGTCGAGGTCCGCGAGGGCGAAGTCAGCCTTCGCAACATCTCTTCGCCGCGCAAGCTGACCTATACCAGCCCGGTCCTCACCAAGGCCGAGCGTGAGAAGGCGGCCGAGCGGGTCCAGGAAGTCGTCGAGATCGACCCGTCGATGGTGCAGCGTCAGCGGGCCGGTCTGAACAGCCTGCTGCAGAGCATCTCGGCGGCGCGGAACGCCCCGGGGCAGAGCATCGACCAGCGGAAAGGCCAGTTGTCGCGCCTCGGGCAGCCGCCACTTGAGGAGCCGTCGATCACAGCCCTGGCCGCCCTTGACGATGCCCGCTGGTACTCGGTCTCCAGCGAGGCGCAACGCCTGCTCTGGGAAGCGCTCAAGGACAAGCTGCCAGAATGGCGCGTCTCGGAGGTGGTCCGGGAGCTGCCGCTGCGGGTCAGCGACCAGTTGACCGAGTCCGAGCGATTGCTGGCGGTCGATCTTGCCAGCCGGTTCGTCGGTGGGAACCTTGTCCCGAACAAGGAAGCGACGCAGCGGCTGCGTAAGGAGGCGGAAGAGGCCGTCGCGCCGGTGCAGGTCACCGTCGAGCGGGATGAGACGGTGCTGCGCGAAGGCCAGGTGGTCGGGGCGGCGGACATCGAGAAGCTCGACCTGCTGGGTCTACGCAACCCGACGACCGACTGGCGGAAGGTCGGGGCGGCGGCGGCATTCGCGGTGCTGACGATGTCGATGATCGCGGCCTACATCGTGGCGTTCCACCAGAACCTCGCCACCCAGGATCGGAGCCTCGGCCTGATCGCGCTGCTGGTGATTGTGACGGTGGTGTCGGCGAAGTTCGTGCTCCCGTCGTTCCCGATCCTCATCTACGCCTTCCCGCTGCCGGCCGTCGCGATGCTCATCGCGACGCTCATCGACGGCCGCCTCGCCATTGTGATCGGCGCGCTGCTCGGGGTGCTGGTTGGCTTCGTGGCGGGCACGTCGCTGGAGGCCGCGACCCTGGCGCTCGCGACCAGTGTGGTGGCGGCGGGGGCGGTCTGGCGGCGGGAACGCCTGCACGTCTTCTTCGTCGCCGGACTCCTGGTGGCGCTCACCCAGATCGCCGTGGTCGTCGCGTTCCAGCTCGCCCAGCGCGGTGAGGATGTCTGGACGCTTGCGCGGATCGCCGCGTTCTGCGGCGTGAACGGCGTGGTCTCGTCCACGCTGGCCCTCGGCGCGACCTATGTGCTGGGCCGCCTGTTCGGCATCACGACGACCATGCAGCTCCTGGAGCTGGCAAATCCGACCCAGCCGCTGCTGCGCCGCCTGCTCATGGAAGCGCCCGGCACCTACCACCACAGCATCATGGTCGGCAATCTCGCCGAGCGCGCCGCCGAGGAAGTCGGGGCCGACCCGCTCCTGGTTCGCGTCGGAGCGTACTACCACGACATCGGGAAGCTGCGCCGACCGTACTTCTTCGTCGAGAATCAGGCCGGTGGCGAGAACGTCCACGAGACGCTGGAGCCGGAAGTCAGCGCCGACATCGTGCGGGCGCACGTGCGGGACGGCGTCGAGCTGTGCGAGCAGTATGGGGTGCCGCCGGCCGTCCGCGAGCTGATCCCGCAGCACCACGGCACCCGCCTGGTGAGCTTCTTCTACGACCAGGCGGTCGATGCGGCGGCCTCGACCGGGCAGCACCCGCCAGACCCACAGCGCTTCAAATACCCGGGTCCGCGCCCGCAGACCAAGGAAGGCGCGATTTTGATGATGGCGGACTCGGTCGAGGCGGCGGCCCGCGCCAGCCGCGACCACTCTGCTGAGGCGATCACGAACCTGGTCGAGAAGCTGGTGATGGGGCGCGTGTCCGAGGGGCAGCTTGACGACTGCGACCTGACGCTGCGGGACGTGCAACGGATCAAGGACGCCTTCCGGGCCATCCTGATCGGCATGTACCATCCGCGCATCGAGTACCCGGAGCGCGCACCGGCCCCGGTGGTGGTCGCGCCGCCGGCCGTTGCCGGCGAGCTGGTCGCGCCGGCTGGCGAGCCGGGCCGCTAG
- a CDS encoding GatB/YqeY domain-containing protein has protein sequence MATEIEQKLTDELKDAMRSGDEVRRDAVRMLRAALKKEELDLQQQQVLAAAKKAGYPNLNSVDVSVLNLGAPYTLTDDDAVRVVNRQVKQHRESIDQFRKGNRADLAAREEAQLAVIEKYLPQLMPREQVEVVVRETLAGMDLSTGLKAQGAAMAALSPKLRGKADMKIVSEIVRNILTGAAG, from the coding sequence GTGGCCACCGAGATCGAGCAGAAGCTAACGGATGAACTGAAGGATGCCATGCGGTCGGGCGATGAAGTGCGCCGCGACGCGGTCCGGATGTTGCGGGCTGCCCTCAAGAAGGAGGAGCTGGACCTTCAGCAGCAGCAGGTGCTCGCGGCCGCCAAGAAGGCCGGCTACCCGAACCTCAACTCGGTGGACGTCAGCGTCCTGAACCTGGGAGCACCGTACACGTTGACCGACGATGACGCCGTGCGGGTCGTCAACCGCCAGGTGAAGCAGCACCGCGAGTCGATTGACCAGTTCCGCAAGGGCAACCGGGCTGACCTCGCCGCCCGCGAGGAGGCTCAGCTCGCGGTGATCGAGAAGTACCTGCCGCAGCTGATGCCGCGCGAGCAGGTCGAGGTCGTGGTGCGCGAGACGCTGGCCGGCATGGACCTCAGCACTGGACTCAAGGCCCAGGGCGCGGCCATGGCGGCGCTCTCTCCGAAGCTGCGCGGCAAGGCTGACATGAAGATCGTCAGCGAGATCGTCCGCAACATCCTGACGGGTGCAGCTGGATAG